In a genomic window of Telopea speciosissima isolate NSW1024214 ecotype Mountain lineage chromosome 5, Tspe_v1, whole genome shotgun sequence:
- the LOC122661473 gene encoding 3-hydroxy-3-methylglutaryl-coenzyme A reductase 1-like, with amino-acid sequence MEAARRRPEKTPTLEGPGPHQQRQLHHSSTTKKTVDHHTHTHPPTPKASDALPLPLYLTNGIFFTLFFAVAYFLLHRWRDKIRTSTPLHVVTLSEIAAIVSLIASFIYLLGFFGIDFVQSFITRASHEAWDVDDENEQFLIEENTRRGPCPAALDCPIPPPIAAPALKIVDPALIITPMPEEDEDIIKSVVDGTIPSYSLESKLGDCKRAATIRREALQRMMGRSLDGLPLEGFDYASILGQCCEMPVGYIQIPVGVAGPLLLDGREFTVPMATTEGCLVASTNRGCKAIYASGGATSVLLRDAMTRAPVVRFGSAKRAAELKFYLENPVNFETLEVIFNKSSRFARLQSIKCAMAGKNLYVRFSCSTGDAMGMNMVSKGVQNVLDYLQNDFPDLDVMGISGNFCSDKKPAAVNWIEGRGKSVVCEAIIKEEVVRKVLKTSVSALVELNMLKNLAGSAMAGALGGFNAHASNIVSAIYIATGQDPAQNVESSHCITMMEPINDGKDLHISVTMPSIEVGTVGGGTQLASQSACLNLLGVKGANRDSPGSNARLLATIVAGSVLAGELSLMSALAAGQLVQSHMKYNRSSKDMSKAAS; translated from the exons ATGGAAGCCGCCCGAAGGAGACCGGAGAAAACTCCGACTCTGGAAGGGCCTGGGCCTCATCAGCAGCGGCAACTTCATCACTCTTCGACGACGAAGAAAACTGTGGATCATCATACTCATACTCATCCCCCGACCCCAAAAGCTTCAGATGCTCTTcccctccctctctatctcaCCAATGGAATCTTCTTTACTCTCTTCTTCGCCGTTGCTTACTTCCTCCTCCATCGCTGGCGTGACAAGATCCGCACTTCCACCCCTCTTCATGTCGTAACCCTTTCTGAGATCGCCGCCATAGTCTCTCTCATCGCTTCCTTCATTTACCTTCTCGGCTTCTTTGGCATCGATTTCGTTCAATCCTTCATCACCCGTGCATCCCATGAGGCTTGGGATGTCGACGACGAGAATGAGCAGTTCCTCATCGAAGAAAATACTCGCCGTGGACCTTGCCCTGCTGCCTTGGATTGCCCAATCCCTCCTCCCATCGCTGCTCCTGCTCTCAAGATTGTCGATCCGGCACTCATTATCACGCCGATGCCTGAAGAAGACGAGGATATCATCAAATCGGTTGTTGATGGAACAATTCCCTCTTACTCTCTCGAATCAAAGCTCGGGGATTGCAAACGTGCAGCGACAATTCGCCGTGAGGCTCTGCAGAGAATGATGGGGAGATCGCTTGATGGATTGCCACTGGAAGGGTTCGACTACGCTTCCATTTTGGGGCAATGCTGTGAGATGCCCGTTGGGTATATTCAGATTCCTGTGGGAGTCGCAGGCCCTCTGTTGCTTGACGGAAGGGAGTTTACGGTGCCTATGGCCACCACGGAGGGTTGCTTGGTGGCTAGTACTAACAGGGGTTGTAAGGCCATTTACGCATCTGGTGGTGCCACCAGCGTGTTACTCAGAGATGCGATGACTAGGGCGCCGGTTGTGAGGTTCGGCTCCGCGAAACGTGCTGCAGAGTTGAAATTCTATCTGGAAAATCCTGTCAATTTCGAGACTTTGGAGGTCATTTTCAACAA ATCCAGCAGATTCGCTAGGCTTCAAAGCATCAAATGTGCAATGGCTGGGAAGAACCTTTACGTGAGATTTAGCTGCAGTACTGGCGATGCTATGGGAATGAATATGGTGTCAAAAGGCGTCCAGAATGTCCTTGACTACCTTCAGAATGATTTCCCTGACCTGGATGTCATGGGGATCTCTG GAAATTTCTGTTCGGACAAGAAGCCAGCTGCAGTGAACTGGATTGAGGGACGTGGTAAATCTGTAGTCTGTGAGGCAAttatcaaggaagaggtggtAAGGAAGGTACTCAAGACCAGTGTCTCTGCACTCGTAGAGCTTAACATGCTCAAGAACCTCGCTGGATCGGCAATGGCTGGTGCTCTAGGTGGGTTCAATGCACATGCAAGCAACATAGTCTCTGCTATCTACATAGCAACTGGCCAAGATCCGGCCCAGAATGTAGAGAGCTCTCATTGCATCACCATGATGGAACCCATTAACGATGGAAAGGATCTTCACATCTCTGTAACCATGCCTTCCATTGAG GTGGGTACAGTTGGTGGTGGGACACAACTTGCATCTCAATCGGCTTGTCTTAACTTACTTGGTGTGAAGGGTGCAAACAGAGATTCACCAGGATCAAATGCGAGGCTTTTGGCCACCATTGTAGCTGGCTCTGTGCTCGCTGGGGAGCTATCCCTCATGTCTGCACTCGCAGCTGGTCAGCTTGTTCAGAGTCACATGAAGTACAACAGATCAAGCAAAGACATGTCCAAAGCTGCCTCTTAA